A genomic window from Silene latifolia isolate original U9 population chromosome 11, ASM4854445v1, whole genome shotgun sequence includes:
- the LOC141611179 gene encoding putative ribosome biogenesis protein RLP24, giving the protein MRIEKCWFCSSSIYPGHGIQFVRNDAKIFRFCRSKCHKNFKMKRNPRKVKWTKAYRRLHGKDMTQDTTFDFERKRNRPERYDRNKMHETLKAIPIIAKVRSGRQKSHIEKRFAGNKGKTLAWDKKQLNQDMGLIIEPTLGLTDEGKIKIPKQPQVEPNLAMEE; this is encoded by the exons ATGAGAATAGAAAAGTGTTGGTTTTGTTCTTCTTCCATATATCCCGGTCACGGCATCCAGTTTGTTCGAAATGATGCAAAG ATATTTAGATTTTGCAGATCAAAAtgtcacaaaaatttcaaaatgaagaGGAATCCTCGAAAGGTGaaatggacaaaggcttacagaAGGCTCCATGGAAAGGATATGACCCAG GATACTACTTTCGATTTTGAGAGGAAGAGAAACAGGCCGGAGAGATATGATAGGAATAAGATGCATGAGACATTGAAGGCCATTCCAATTATAGCCAAGGTTCGGAGTGGTAGACAAAAGTCACATATTGAAAAAAG GTTTGCAGGAAACAAAGGAAAAACGCTGGCGTGGGACAAAAAACAACTGAACCAAGACATGGGCTTAATCATAGAACCAACTTTAGGTTTGACCGACGAGGGAAAGATCAAAATTCCCAAACAGCCACAAGTGGAACCAAATCTCGCTATGGAAGAGTAA